A region from the Mesorhizobium sp. J8 genome encodes:
- a CDS encoding OsmC family protein, translating into MKARVKWVEERTFVGESGSGHKVVLGTAHGPDGKTPGPSPMELVLIGTGGCSAFDVVHILEKGREAVEDCVVELDADRAETDPKVFTRIHMHFIVKGRALSHDKVKRAIDLSIEKYCSASAMMAKTAALTHDFEVVETAAK; encoded by the coding sequence GTGAAAGCACGCGTAAAATGGGTCGAGGAACGCACCTTTGTCGGCGAGTCCGGCAGTGGGCATAAGGTCGTGCTGGGCACGGCGCATGGGCCGGACGGCAAGACGCCCGGACCGAGCCCGATGGAACTGGTGCTGATCGGCACCGGCGGCTGCTCGGCCTTCGACGTCGTGCACATCCTCGAGAAGGGCCGCGAGGCGGTGGAGGACTGCGTGGTCGAGCTCGACGCCGACCGCGCTGAGACCGACCCGAAGGTGTTCACCCGCATTCACATGCATTTCATCGTCAAGGGCCGCGCGCTGTCGCATGACAAGGTGAAACGGGCGATCGACCTGTCGATCGAGAAATACTGCTCGGCCAGCGCGATGATGGCCAAGACGGCGGCGCTCACGCATGATTTCGAGGTGGTCGAGACAGCGGCCAAGTAG
- a CDS encoding ATP-dependent Clp protease proteolytic subunit, giving the protein MSIANLVPMVIEQSSRGERSFDIFSRLLRERIVFINGEINDNVSALVCAQLLSLESDHPDKEISLYINSPGGMVTSGFAIYDTMQYISCPVSTVCMGFAASMGSFLLMAGSPGRRIALPNTRIVLHQPLGGFQGQASDIQRHAEDILRTKQHMTELYAKHCGRTYEEVERTLDRDYFMSAAEAKDWGLVDHVYDTRKKAA; this is encoded by the coding sequence ATGAGCATTGCCAACCTGGTGCCGATGGTCATCGAGCAATCGAGCCGCGGCGAACGTTCCTTCGATATCTTCTCGCGGTTGCTGCGCGAGCGGATCGTCTTCATCAACGGCGAGATCAACGACAACGTGTCGGCGCTGGTCTGCGCGCAGCTTCTGTCGCTGGAATCGGACCATCCCGACAAGGAAATATCGCTCTACATCAACTCGCCCGGCGGCATGGTGACCAGCGGCTTCGCCATCTACGACACGATGCAATACATCTCCTGCCCGGTCTCGACAGTCTGCATGGGCTTCGCCGCCTCGATGGGCTCCTTCCTGCTGATGGCAGGCTCCCCGGGGCGGCGCATCGCGCTGCCCAACACGAGGATCGTGCTGCATCAGCCGCTCGGCGGCTTCCAGGGCCAGGCCTCCGACATCCAGCGCCACGCCGAGGACATTCTGCGCACCAAGCAGCACATGACCGAGCTCTACGCCAAGCATTGCGGCCGGACCTACGAGGAGGTCGAGCGCACGCTCGACCGCGATTACTTCATGAGCGCCGCCGAAGCCAAGGACTGGGGCCTCGTCGACCACGTCTACGACACGCGCAAGAAAGCGGCCTGA
- the gyrA gene encoding DNA gyrase subunit A: MTDQKTPRGPDGGPTGIEPISIIEEMQRSYLDYAMSVIVSRALPDVRDGLKPVHRRILYAMQEGGYHWNRKHVKSSRIVGDVMGKYHPHGDASIYDALVRMAQDWSLRVPLIDGQGNFGSIDADPPAAMRYTESRLTKVAHELLEDIDKETVDFQDNYDGAEQEPKVLPARFPNLLVNGSGGIAVGMATNIPPHNLAEVCNGAIAIIDNPGIDLPALMEIVPGPDFPTGGIVLGRSGIYSAYSTGRGSIVMRGRVEIERRGNDRESIVVTEIPYQVNKAAMIEKMAELVREKRIDGISDIRDESDRQGYRVVIELKREAVADVILNQLYRFTPLQTSFGANMVALNGGKPEVMTLIDMLKAFVGFREEVISRRTKYLLRKARERAHVLVGLAIAVANIDEVIKLIRTAPDPQTAREQLMERRWPAHDVAPLIKLIDDPRHRINEDGTYNLSEEQARAILDLRLQRLTALGRDEIADELNKIGAEIIDFLDILSSRARIQQIVKDELIAVRDEFGTPRRTELSEGGADMEDEDLIQREDMVVTVSHSGYIKRVPLSLYRAQRRGGKGRSGMSTKEEDFVTRLFVANTHTPVLFFSSRGIVYKEKVWRLPIGNPQSRGKALINMLPLEQGERITTIMPLPEDETSWGELDVMFATTRGTVRRNKLSDFVQVNRNGKIAMKLEEEGDEILGVETCTDNDDVLLTANSGQCIRFPVSDVRVFQSRNSVGVRGISMAETDRIISMSIIEHVDASPAERAAYLKRAATERRLAAGGAGEEEEIALTNEEVGEEAELSDERYEFLKAHEQLVLTVTEYGYGKRSSSYDFRLTGRGGKGIRATDVSKTAEIGRLVATFPVGNDDQIMLVSDGGTVIRVPVNGIRFASRATKGVTIFNTAEGERVVSVERISEPQSDEEAEDVSSSETDEDDTGGSE; the protein is encoded by the coding sequence TTGACCGACCAGAAGACACCGCGCGGGCCGGATGGCGGCCCCACCGGCATCGAGCCGATTTCGATCATCGAGGAGATGCAGCGCTCCTATCTCGATTACGCCATGAGCGTGATCGTCAGCCGCGCCTTGCCCGACGTGCGCGACGGCCTGAAGCCCGTGCACCGCCGCATCCTCTACGCCATGCAGGAAGGCGGTTATCACTGGAACCGCAAGCATGTGAAATCGTCGCGTATCGTCGGCGACGTGATGGGTAAATACCATCCGCACGGCGACGCCTCGATCTACGACGCCCTGGTGCGCATGGCACAGGACTGGTCGCTGCGCGTGCCGCTGATCGACGGGCAGGGCAATTTTGGCTCGATCGATGCCGATCCGCCCGCGGCCATGCGCTACACCGAGTCACGGCTGACCAAGGTCGCGCATGAGCTCCTGGAGGATATCGACAAGGAAACGGTCGATTTTCAGGACAATTACGACGGCGCCGAGCAAGAGCCCAAGGTGCTGCCCGCGCGCTTTCCGAACCTTCTGGTCAACGGTTCGGGTGGCATCGCCGTCGGCATGGCCACCAACATCCCGCCGCACAATCTTGCCGAAGTGTGCAACGGGGCGATTGCGATCATCGACAATCCGGGCATCGACCTGCCGGCGCTGATGGAGATCGTGCCCGGCCCGGATTTCCCGACCGGCGGCATCGTGCTAGGCCGCTCGGGCATCTACAGCGCCTATTCCACCGGCCGCGGTTCGATTGTCATGCGCGGCCGTGTCGAGATCGAAAGGCGCGGCAACGACCGTGAATCCATCGTCGTCACCGAAATCCCCTATCAGGTGAACAAGGCAGCGATGATCGAGAAGATGGCCGAACTGGTGCGCGAAAAGCGCATCGACGGCATTTCCGACATACGCGACGAGAGCGACCGCCAGGGCTACCGGGTCGTCATCGAACTGAAGCGCGAGGCCGTCGCCGACGTCATCCTCAACCAGCTCTACCGCTTCACGCCGCTGCAGACCTCGTTCGGCGCCAACATGGTGGCGCTCAACGGCGGCAAGCCGGAAGTGATGACGCTGATCGACATGCTGAAAGCCTTCGTCGGTTTCCGCGAGGAGGTGATCAGCCGCCGTACCAAATACCTGCTGCGCAAGGCGCGCGAGCGGGCGCACGTCCTTGTCGGCTTGGCGATCGCCGTCGCCAACATCGACGAGGTGATCAAGCTGATCCGCACCGCGCCCGATCCGCAGACGGCGCGCGAGCAGTTGATGGAGCGGCGCTGGCCGGCCCATGACGTCGCGCCGCTGATCAAGCTGATCGACGACCCGCGCCACCGCATCAACGAGGACGGCACCTACAATCTCTCCGAGGAACAGGCGCGCGCCATCCTCGACCTGCGCCTGCAGCGCCTGACCGCGCTCGGCCGTGACGAGATCGCCGATGAGCTGAACAAGATCGGCGCGGAGATCATTGATTTCCTTGATATTCTGTCGTCTCGCGCGCGCATCCAGCAGATCGTCAAGGACGAGCTGATAGCGGTCCGGGACGAATTCGGCACGCCGCGCCGCACCGAGCTCTCCGAGGGTGGGGCGGACATGGAAGACGAGGACCTGATCCAGCGCGAGGACATGGTCGTCACCGTCAGCCATTCCGGCTACATCAAGCGCGTGCCTCTGTCGCTCTATCGGGCGCAGCGTCGCGGCGGCAAGGGCCGCTCCGGCATGTCGACCAAGGAAGAGGATTTCGTCACCCGGTTGTTCGTGGCCAACACGCACACCCCGGTGCTGTTCTTCTCTTCGCGCGGCATCGTCTACAAGGAAAAGGTCTGGCGGCTGCCGATCGGCAACCCACAGTCGCGCGGCAAGGCGCTGATCAACATGCTGCCGCTCGAGCAGGGCGAGCGCATCACCACGATCATGCCGCTGCCGGAGGACGAGACCAGCTGGGGCGAGCTCGACGTGATGTTCGCCACCACGCGCGGCACCGTGCGCCGCAACAAGCTGTCCGACTTCGTCCAGGTCAACCGCAACGGCAAGATTGCCATGAAGCTGGAGGAAGAGGGCGACGAGATCCTGGGCGTGGAGACCTGCACCGACAATGACGACGTGCTTCTGACGGCGAATTCCGGCCAGTGCATCCGTTTCCCGGTCTCCGACGTGCGTGTCTTCCAGAGCCGCAATTCCGTGGGCGTGCGCGGCATAAGCATGGCCGAGACCGACCGCATCATCTCGATGTCGATCATCGAGCATGTCGATGCCTCACCCGCCGAGCGCGCAGCCTACCTGAAGCGCGCCGCAACGGAGCGCCGGCTTGCCGCCGGCGGAGCCGGCGAGGAAGAGGAGATCGCGCTCACCAATGAGGAGGTCGGCGAGGAAGCCGAGCTTTCCGACGAGCGTTATGAGTTCCTCAAGGCGCATGAACAGCTCGTGCTGACGGTGACCGAATATGGCTACGGAAAACGCTCGTCATCTTACGACTTCCGCCTGACGGGCCGGGGCGGCAAGGGTATCCGCGCCACCGACGTGTCGAAGACCGCCGAGATCGGCCGCCTGGTCGCGACCTTCCCGGTCGGCAATGACGATCAGATCATGCTGGTTTCGGACGGCGGCACTGTCATCCGGGTGCCGGTCAACGGCATACGGTTCGCCAGCCGCGCCACCAAGGGCGTGACGATCTTCAACACGGCCGAAGGCGAGAGGGTTGTGTCGGTCGAGCGGATTTCGGAGCCGCAGTCTGACGAGGAGGCGGAAGACGTGTCTTCGAGCGAGACTGATGAGGACGATACGGGCGGAAGCGAATAG
- a CDS encoding helix-turn-helix domain-containing protein, translating to MTTTQKTLASGSGWSVSDVVCAATVGDRPFEEEHRGFCIAAVTRGTFRYRTRQGTTMLVPGAILLGNPGACYECGHEHGAGDRCLSFHFSPAYLERVVAELPGAKRLGFADPRLPSLPSLAPVLAEAEAAREKGDNEAFEELGLRIAGAVVAAAAGSCQPAQTPSCRDQKRVAEAVRLIELNTDRPLSLSELADGTATSPYHFLRTFRHVAGMTPYQFLLRTRLHRAAVRLRSSDATISSIAFDAGFNDLSTFNRRFRREMGEAPGAYRAKRTGAR from the coding sequence ATGACGACAACGCAGAAAACTCTGGCTTCCGGATCGGGCTGGTCAGTGTCCGACGTGGTGTGCGCGGCAACCGTCGGCGACAGGCCGTTCGAGGAGGAGCATCGCGGCTTCTGCATCGCCGCGGTCACCAGGGGCACTTTCCGCTACCGCACGCGCCAGGGCACGACGATGCTGGTGCCGGGCGCCATCCTGCTCGGAAATCCTGGCGCCTGCTATGAATGCGGGCACGAGCATGGCGCCGGCGATCGCTGCCTTTCCTTCCATTTTTCGCCGGCCTATCTGGAGCGCGTCGTGGCCGAACTGCCGGGCGCGAAGCGCCTGGGCTTCGCCGATCCGCGCCTGCCGTCCCTACCGTCGCTGGCGCCGGTGCTGGCCGAGGCGGAGGCCGCGCGAGAAAAGGGGGACAACGAGGCGTTCGAAGAACTCGGCCTGCGCATTGCCGGCGCGGTGGTCGCGGCTGCGGCAGGTTCTTGCCAACCTGCGCAGACTCCAAGCTGCCGCGACCAGAAACGGGTTGCCGAAGCGGTGCGGCTGATCGAGCTGAATACCGACCGGCCGCTCTCGCTGAGCGAGCTTGCCGACGGCACGGCGACCAGCCCGTATCATTTCCTGCGCACGTTCCGGCACGTGGCCGGCATGACGCCCTATCAGTTCCTGCTGAGGACCAGGCTGCACCGCGCCGCGGTGCGCCTGCGCAGCTCGGACGCGACGATCTCGTCAATCGCCTTCGATGCAGGCTTCAACGACCTGTCGACCTTCAACCGCCGGTTCCGGCGAGAGATGGGAGAGGCGCCGGGCGCATACCGAGCCAAACGGACTGGCGCCCGATAG
- the coaD gene encoding pantetheine-phosphate adenylyltransferase encodes MTERTALYAGSFDPLTNGHLDVLKASLAVADTVYAAIGIHPGKKPLFSFEERVELIEAATKAEFGRDGGRIKVVAFDGLVIDAARKHGASIMIRGLRDGTDLDYEMQMAGMNETMAPELQTVFLPASPSVRTITATLVRQIASMGGDIRPFVPAAVAGALNAKFTR; translated from the coding sequence ATGACCGAACGCACCGCCCTTTACGCCGGCTCCTTCGACCCGCTGACCAACGGCCATCTCGACGTGCTGAAAGCCTCGCTGGCGGTGGCCGACACCGTCTATGCGGCGATCGGCATCCATCCGGGCAAGAAGCCGTTGTTTTCCTTCGAGGAACGCGTGGAACTGATCGAGGCCGCGACCAAGGCCGAGTTCGGCCGCGACGGTGGTCGCATCAAGGTCGTTGCCTTCGATGGGCTGGTCATCGACGCTGCCCGCAAGCACGGCGCCTCGATCATGATCCGAGGCCTGCGCGACGGTACCGACCTCGATTACGAGATGCAGATGGCCGGCATGAACGAGACGATGGCGCCGGAGTTGCAGACGGTTTTTCTCCCCGCCAGCCCGTCCGTGCGCACCATTACCGCCACACTCGTGCGCCAGATTGCGTCGATGGGCGGCGATATCCGCCCGTTCGTGCCAGCGGCCGTCGCCGGCGCGCTCAACGCCAAGTTCACCAGATAG
- a CDS encoding SulP family inorganic anion transporter, translating into MDRAKIPSAVNQTSWLPLRALSGWSVKDFNGDLAAGVTLAAIAIPEQMATARLGGFAPEIGFFTFVAGSVAFALLGANRQLSAGADSTITPLFAGGLALIATSGSPHYLALAAMLALMVGLLVVLSGIFRLGWIADLLSVPVTTGFLAGISIHIIVSQLPSLLGLPPESGETVRRIGEIGANLHLTNPWCLAIGLGVFAVVFAAGQVSARIPAALIGMVLATLGVVAFDLRNRGVEVLGALPNGLPAPGMPTADFHDAQALVPLALLIAIVVMVQTAATSRAFPPRDGEATDVNRDFVGVGAGSMVAGLFGAFAVNASPPRTAIVAQTGGRSQLSGLIAAAIVLALGAFGGSLLANVPQAALAGVLMFLAQHILRWQVFAKVWRQAKVEFALILITMIAIVVLPIETGVAIGIGLSLLHGIWGSTRTEPIELAQVPGTSVWWPPSGSSPGERHPGVLVAAFQAPLSFVNADRFKRGLCDLIDARNEDVKLVVLEASNIVEIDYTAAQALIDTISHCRDKGAVFAIARMESLRAQAALTRFGIADIVGAERIFHSVDAAIRSLGPGKPQLKKQDSVP; encoded by the coding sequence ATGGATCGGGCAAAAATCCCAAGTGCTGTGAACCAGACCTCATGGCTGCCCTTGCGGGCGCTGAGCGGCTGGAGCGTCAAGGACTTCAATGGCGACCTGGCGGCAGGCGTCACGCTGGCCGCGATCGCCATTCCCGAGCAGATGGCGACGGCGCGGCTCGGCGGTTTCGCGCCGGAGATTGGCTTTTTCACCTTCGTCGCCGGCTCGGTCGCCTTCGCGCTGCTCGGGGCCAACCGCCAGCTGTCGGCGGGCGCGGATTCGACCATCACCCCCTTGTTCGCCGGCGGTCTGGCATTGATCGCCACCTCGGGCTCGCCGCATTACCTGGCGCTGGCGGCCATGCTGGCGCTGATGGTTGGGCTGTTGGTGGTGCTCAGCGGCATTTTCCGTCTCGGCTGGATTGCCGATCTCCTGTCCGTGCCGGTCACGACCGGTTTCCTCGCCGGCATTTCCATCCATATCATCGTCTCGCAATTGCCTTCCTTGCTCGGCCTGCCGCCCGAAAGCGGCGAGACGGTGCGGCGGATCGGCGAGATAGGCGCCAATCTCCACCTCACCAATCCCTGGTGCCTGGCAATCGGCCTTGGCGTCTTCGCAGTCGTCTTCGCCGCCGGACAGGTCAGCGCGCGGATCCCGGCGGCATTGATCGGCATGGTGCTGGCGACGCTTGGCGTTGTCGCCTTCGATTTGAGGAACCGGGGCGTCGAGGTGCTCGGCGCCTTGCCGAACGGGTTGCCGGCCCCTGGCATGCCGACCGCCGACTTCCACGACGCGCAGGCGCTTGTCCCGCTGGCGCTGCTGATCGCCATCGTCGTCATGGTGCAGACGGCGGCCACCAGCCGCGCCTTCCCGCCACGGGACGGCGAAGCGACCGACGTGAACCGCGACTTCGTCGGCGTCGGCGCGGGCAGCATGGTGGCCGGCCTGTTCGGCGCCTTTGCCGTCAACGCCAGCCCGCCGCGCACGGCCATCGTCGCCCAGACCGGCGGCCGCTCGCAACTGTCAGGCCTGATCGCGGCGGCCATCGTTTTGGCGCTCGGCGCGTTCGGCGGCAGCCTGCTGGCCAACGTCCCGCAGGCGGCCCTTGCCGGCGTGCTGATGTTCCTGGCCCAGCATATCCTGCGCTGGCAGGTGTTCGCCAAGGTCTGGCGCCAGGCGAAGGTCGAGTTCGCGCTGATCCTGATCACCATGATCGCCATCGTCGTGCTGCCGATCGAAACCGGCGTCGCGATCGGCATTGGCCTGTCGCTGCTGCACGGCATCTGGGGCTCGACGCGCACGGAACCGATTGAGCTGGCGCAGGTGCCGGGCACCTCGGTCTGGTGGCCGCCGAGCGGTTCCAGCCCCGGCGAGCGGCACCCCGGCGTGCTGGTGGCGGCATTCCAGGCGCCGCTTTCCTTCGTCAACGCCGACCGGTTCAAGCGCGGCCTGTGCGACCTGATCGACGCCAGGAACGAGGATGTGAAGCTGGTGGTGCTGGAGGCCAGCAACATCGTCGAGATCGACTATACCGCCGCACAGGCACTGATCGACACGATTAGCCATTGTCGCGACAAAGGCGCGGTCTTTGCCATTGCGCGCATGGAATCGCTCCGCGCCCAGGCGGCGCTGACGCGGTTCGGCATTGCCGACATCGTCGGCGCTGAGCGCATTTTCCACAGCGTCGACGCGGCGATCAGATCGCTTGGTCCGGGGAAACCGCAGCTCAAGAAACAGGATAGCGTGCCATGA
- the ssb gene encoding single-stranded DNA-binding protein encodes MAGSVNKVILVGNLGADPEIRRLNSGDPVVNIRVATSESWRDKNSGERKEKTEWHNVVIFNDQLAKVAEQYLKKGMKVYVEGQLQTRKWQDQTGNDRYTTEIVLQKFRGELQMLDARGEGGGQVGNYSGGGGSRGSDFGQSGPNEGFSRGGGGGSRGGGGGGSSRELDDEIPF; translated from the coding sequence ATGGCGGGTAGCGTCAACAAGGTCATTCTGGTCGGCAATCTCGGGGCGGACCCTGAAATCCGCCGCCTGAATTCCGGCGATCCGGTCGTCAACATCCGCGTCGCCACTTCGGAAAGCTGGCGCGACAAGAACTCGGGCGAGCGCAAGGAAAAGACCGAGTGGCACAATGTCGTGATCTTCAACGACCAGCTCGCCAAGGTGGCCGAGCAGTATTTGAAGAAGGGCATGAAGGTCTATGTCGAGGGCCAGCTGCAGACCCGCAAATGGCAGGACCAGACTGGCAATGACCGCTACACGACCGAGATCGTGCTGCAGAAATTCCGTGGCGAATTGCAGATGCTCGATGCGCGCGGCGAGGGCGGCGGCCAGGTGGGCAACTATTCCGGGGGCGGCGGCAGCCGTGGCTCCGATTTCGGCCAGTCCGGCCCGAACGAAGGTTTCAGCCGCGGTGGCGGTGGTGGTTCCAGGGGCGGCGGTGGCGGCGGATCGTCGCGCGAGCTGGACGACGAGATCCCGTTCTAA
- a CDS encoding ParB-like protein, which produces MIDPREPIVTPVPVEDLRPTQITVGMREVALKRQMIRAQDAKKKTGVFLGRHVVPVVLGPKNRNYVTDHHHLARALLEEGVKDVLVTVISDLSALDKDAFFFVLDNRGWMHPFDENGRRRDYSAIPKTIGELVDDPYRSMAGELRRQGGFAKDTTPFSEFIWADFLRRRIDKDAVAKNFDKAMKQALALAKGKDADYLPGWCGPTDD; this is translated from the coding sequence ATGATCGATCCTCGAGAGCCCATTGTCACCCCGGTCCCAGTTGAGGACCTGAGGCCGACGCAGATCACGGTCGGCATGCGGGAGGTTGCTTTGAAGCGCCAGATGATCCGGGCACAGGACGCCAAGAAGAAGACCGGTGTCTTTCTGGGCAGACACGTGGTGCCGGTGGTGCTGGGTCCGAAAAACCGCAACTACGTCACCGATCACCACCATCTCGCCCGCGCCCTGCTCGAGGAAGGCGTCAAGGACGTGCTCGTGACCGTGATTAGCGACCTCTCCGCGCTCGACAAGGACGCCTTTTTCTTCGTGCTCGACAATCGCGGCTGGATGCACCCCTTCGACGAGAACGGCCGGCGTCGCGATTATTCGGCCATTCCAAAAACCATCGGCGAGCTGGTCGATGATCCTTATCGGAGCATGGCGGGCGAATTGCGCCGGCAGGGCGGCTTCGCCAAGGACACGACGCCGTTCAGCGAATTCATCTGGGCGGATTTCCTGCGTAGGCGCATCGATAAGGATGCGGTTGCGAAGAACTTCGACAAGGCGATGAAGCAGGCGCTGGCGCTGGCCAAAGGCAAGGATGCGGATTACCTGCCCGGCTGGTGCGGTCCGACCGACGATTGA
- a CDS encoding DUF2306 domain-containing protein, producing the protein MSLGPLLSAPPPIPWHAFAALAALAVGGAQLALPKGTLRHRALGYVWVALMLVIAISSFWIQQIRLIGPFSPIHLLSILVLVTVPLAVWHARNHRVTKHRKVMISLYVFALIGAGVFTLLPGRIMHAVVFGQ; encoded by the coding sequence ATGTCGCTCGGACCGCTTCTGTCGGCGCCGCCTCCCATTCCGTGGCATGCCTTCGCGGCCTTGGCCGCTTTAGCCGTCGGCGGCGCCCAGCTGGCGCTGCCGAAGGGTACTTTGCGTCACCGCGCGCTGGGTTATGTCTGGGTGGCGCTGATGCTGGTCATCGCCATATCGAGTTTCTGGATCCAGCAGATCCGGCTCATCGGTCCGTTCAGCCCGATCCATCTGTTATCGATCCTGGTGCTGGTCACGGTGCCGCTGGCAGTTTGGCATGCGCGCAACCACCGTGTGACGAAGCATCGCAAGGTGATGATTTCCCTCTATGTTTTCGCATTGATCGGCGCGGGCGTGTTCACGCTGCTGCCCGGCCGGATCATGCATGCCGTGGTGTTCGGCCAGTAA
- a CDS encoding ArsR/SmtB family transcription factor, with amino-acid sequence MIEAEIFRALADPTRRAVYERLTAGEMSVSELRAGMSISQPAVSQHLAVLRGAGLVVERRAGRNAYYRADPQGLDPLLGWIERYRAFWPERIEKLKTVLKGMDQ; translated from the coding sequence ATGATCGAAGCAGAGATTTTCCGGGCGCTCGCCGACCCCACGCGTCGCGCCGTCTATGAGCGGCTGACCGCCGGCGAGATGAGCGTAAGCGAGCTGCGCGCCGGTATGAGCATCTCGCAGCCGGCGGTCTCGCAGCATCTCGCCGTTCTGCGCGGCGCCGGCCTGGTGGTCGAGCGGCGCGCCGGCCGCAACGCCTATTACCGCGCCGATCCGCAGGGGCTCGATCCGCTGCTCGGCTGGATCGAACGCTACCGCGCCTTCTGGCCGGAACGCATCGAGAAGTTGAAGACGGTTCTGAAGGGAATGGATCAATGA
- a CDS encoding MarC family protein, with protein sequence MPSFDSLFNAFVTILVTIDPPGLAPLFLAVTRGMNREERQQVSVRASVIGFLVMALFAIAGASILSVFGITLPAFRVAGGFLLFFIAFEMVFERRQDRKEKIGDVAITKDMIHNIAAFPLAIPLIAGPGAISATVLLSGHFEGFAAQAALVGIIFLCLVITYLVFVLSERIDRILGQTGRSILTRLLGVILAALAVQFVADGVRALMAA encoded by the coding sequence ATGCCGAGTTTCGACAGCCTGTTCAACGCCTTCGTCACCATCTTGGTGACCATCGACCCGCCGGGACTGGCGCCACTCTTCCTCGCCGTGACGCGCGGCATGAACCGCGAGGAGCGTCAGCAGGTCTCGGTGCGCGCCTCCGTGATCGGCTTCCTGGTCATGGCGCTGTTCGCGATTGCCGGCGCCTCGATCCTCTCGGTGTTCGGCATCACGCTGCCGGCCTTCCGCGTCGCCGGCGGCTTCCTCCTGTTCTTCATCGCCTTCGAAATGGTGTTCGAGCGCCGCCAGGACCGCAAGGAGAAGATCGGCGACGTTGCCATCACCAAGGACATGATCCACAACATCGCCGCCTTCCCGCTGGCGATCCCGTTGATCGCCGGCCCGGGCGCAATCTCGGCAACCGTGCTCTTATCGGGGCATTTCGAAGGCTTTGCCGCCCAGGCAGCCCTGGTCGGCATCATCTTCCTCTGCCTCGTCATCACCTATCTGGTGTTCGTGCTGTCGGAACGCATCGACCGCATCCTCGGCCAGACCGGCCGCTCGATCCTGACAAGGCTGCTCGGCGTCATCCTTGCGGCGCTTGCCGTGCAATTCGTGGCGGATGGTGTCAGGGCGCTGATGGCCGCGTAG
- a CDS encoding SRPBCC family protein — protein MTATENPMVDEAPLSFECDLPDPPEKVWRALTEPELLAAWMMPNDIKAEAGSRFAFAGPDATIECEVLEAEPGRLLRYSWREKPGADDGGLPAFDSVVTFTLAGTASGGTHLCIVHDGFVPVAQPLVAVSGAGCGLSLDTRKNPTAANAPCMMLRAA, from the coding sequence ATGACGGCAACCGAAAACCCGATGGTCGACGAAGCGCCACTCAGCTTCGAATGCGACCTCCCCGATCCGCCGGAAAAGGTCTGGCGGGCGTTGACCGAGCCGGAACTGCTCGCCGCCTGGATGATGCCGAACGACATCAAGGCGGAAGCCGGCAGCCGCTTCGCCTTTGCCGGACCGGATGCGACTATAGAATGCGAGGTGCTCGAGGCCGAGCCGGGCAGGCTGCTGCGTTATTCCTGGCGCGAAAAACCTGGGGCTGACGACGGCGGGCTTCCAGCCTTCGACAGTGTGGTCACCTTCACGCTTGCCGGCACGGCCTCGGGCGGCACGCATCTCTGCATCGTGCATGACGGCTTCGTGCCGGTCGCGCAGCCTCTTGTCGCTGTTTCCGGTGCCGGCTGCGGGCTTTCGCTCGACACGCGCAAGAACCCAACCGCCGCCAATGCGCCTTGCATGATGCTGCGCGCGGCCTGA